The proteins below are encoded in one region of Podarcis raffonei isolate rPodRaf1 chromosome 8, rPodRaf1.pri, whole genome shotgun sequence:
- the UBIAD1 gene encoding ubiA prenyltransferase domain-containing protein 1, translated as MEAEDEMEKINIVSENNQEDQGAALLGTPKSLPSTWQHKCASYVLALRPWSFSASLTPVALGSALAYRSLGTLDPGLLVGSAVTVLAVHGAGNLVNTYYDFSKGIDHKKSDDRTLVDRILEPQDVVRFGVFLYTLGCISAACLYCLSTLKLEHLALIYFGGLSSSFLYTGGIGFKYVALGDVVILITFGPLAVMFAYAVQVGYLSVSPLLYAVPLALSTEAILHSNNTRDMESDRQAGIVTLAILIGPTFSYFLYNALLFLPYLVFCVLATRYTITMALPLLTIPMAFSLERQFRSQSFAKLPQRTAKLNLLLGLFYVFAILSAPPGALPKL; from the exons ATGGAGGCGGAAGATGAGATGGAAAAGATCAATATTGTCAGCGAAAACAACCAGGAAGATCAAGGGGCGGCGCTGCTGGGCACCCCGAAGAGCCTGCCCAGCACCTGGCAGCACAAGTGCGCCTCTTATGTCCTGGCCCTCCGCCCCTGGAGCTTCAGCGCTTCCCTCACCCCGGTGGCCCTAGGCAGCGCTCTCGCCTACCGCTCCCTGGGGACTTTGGACCCTGGGCTCCTGGTCGGCAGCGCAGTGACCGTCTTGGCCGTCCACGGGGCCGGGAACCTCGTGAACACCTACTACGACTTCTCCAAGGGGATTGATCACAAGAAGAGCGACGACCGGACCCTGGTGGACCGGATATTGGAGCCCCAGGACGTGGTCAGATTCGGGGTCTTCTTGTACACCCTGGGCTGCATATCTGCGGCCTGCCTCTATTGCCTCTCTACCCTCAAGCTGGAGCATCTAGCCCTGATCTACTTCGGAGGGCTCTCTAGCTCCTTTCTCTATACTGGAG GCATTGGCTTCAAGTACGTGGCACTGGGCGACGTGGTGATCCTCATCACCTTTGGGCCGCTGGCCGTGATGTTCGCCTACGCCGTGCAGGTGGGCTACCTGTCGGTCTCGCCCTTGCTCTACGCCGTCCCTCTGGCCCTGAGCACCGAGGCCATCCTGCACAGCAACAACACCCGGGACATGGAGTCGGACCGGCAGGCCGGCATCGTCACCCTGGCCATCCTCATTGGGCCGACGTTCTCCTACTTCCTGTACAAcgccctcctcttccttccctacCTGGTCTTCTGCGTCCTGGCTACCCGCTACACCATCACGATGGCCCTCCCGCTCCTCACAATCCCCATGGCCTTCTCCCTGGAGAGGCAGTTCCGCAGCCAGAGCTTCGCCAAGCTCCCCCAAAGGACAGCCAAGCTCAACCTCTTGCTGGGACTCTTCTACGTCTTCGCCATCCTCTCGGCGCCCCCGGGGGCCCTTCCAAAGCTctag